The Cytophagia bacterium CHB2 genome contains the following window.
CACGCTCGGGTGATTTAAAGTTAGTGCCGCAGAGTGCGGATGACTTGCCGGACGGTTCAATCATCAAAATCGGTAAAGACCGAGCGGACGCCAAGGCATTACGTGAGGCAAATCCAGACAGCATTGTTCTAACCGCTGGTGATTTATTGCTGCCAGCACAAGACATTGATGGTCAAATTTGGAGTGTGCAAACAATACAGCCTGGCGGCGCCAAGTTTTTTGCAACAGGTAGCAAAAAAGAGAGCAACTTTTATGTGGTCGATGGCAATAATCAGGGTGTGGTCGCACTAGATGCCGCGCCAGCCATTGTGATTGCTGAAGGGTATGCAACCGCAGATACTTTATCTAAAACGCTGGGTTATCCCGTTGTTGCCGCATTTGATTCAGGTAATTTACCTAAAGTCGCGCAAGCTTTGCATGAAAAATACCCGCACAAGTCGATTATTATCGCCGGTGACGATGATTCCATACAGGAATCAATGAATGGTAAAAACCCAGGTAAGGAAAAGGCATTGGAAGCGGCAGCATTGGTTAATGGGATCTCTGTTTTGCCAATATTTGCACCAGGCGAGCAAGTCTCACAGAAATTAAGTGATTTTAATGATTTGGCCAATAAAAGCAGTTTGGGTATTGAAGCTGTTAAACGTCAAGTTGGATCGGTCATTAAAAAAGCACTGGAACAAGCCAAGACTGAGAAATTTCAAGTCCATGCTGAACAAAATCAGCAGCAGAAACAGGCGTTGATCAGGTAGCGAGTGCTTTAATCATAAGGTGATTTCACCCATGGA
Protein-coding sequences here:
- a CDS encoding toprim domain-containing protein, translating into RSGDLKLVPQSADDLPDGSIIKIGKDRADAKALREANPDSIVLTAGDLLLPAQDIDGQIWSVQTIQPGGAKFFATGSKKESNFYVVDGNNQGVVALDAAPAIVIAEGYATADTLSKTLGYPVVAAFDSGNLPKVAQALHEKYPHKSIIIAGDDDSIQESMNGKNPGKEKALEAAALVNGISVLPIFAPGEQVSQKLSDFNDLANKSSLGIEAVKRQVGSVIKKALEQAKTEKFQVHAEQNQQQKQALIR